tccttgattctgattggccaatagctgtgttttattctcgataaaacacagctatgtCCGCTTCACCCAACacttctgtgtatcactacacaacaccttagcaaccactcttagcaacgtaaactctTTGTTCTCAGTTTATATTGAAGCTTagtgtattatgtagaagagtatcatgagaaagagatcgagtgaggAAGTTTATTaactgcattcagatttagcattttccttcaggtcagtcctatgttcataataaaaaaatctgtttaaatgtccgatgtattatcctgttcttttaacagttaaggggtttttccatgactgacagcgctagtcaaagcatttgtcagttgcgtcttgttccgttttcacaacaattcagccttttcaataaaaaagtcttcgctactgactgacactctcataaagacagtctttgccgccatctaatggcataatgatgtaacttctgttgctgttcacagtcagggactattttttccggcggaaggaaggcttttagtgaaagtttacttcatgaaagatGCACTGATACATAttattttggctttaatatttgtattgtgtggtaaccgttttataaaagcaataaggtactcgaggctagtgctgtgttgtgaataagtcacggctgaagggccttcagccgtgacttattcacgatacagcactgcctctcgtaccttattgcttacttaattGGTGACCTTATTTGTCTTTTACAATATCTCTAACAAAAGCCACAATAAAACGTATCATATAACCTATAATTATAACTAATGGTTTTCttagcttaaagggatagtttacccaaaatgaaaattctgtcatcatttactcaccctcaaaatTGTACCAAATCGGTATGGATTTCTTTCttgtgctgaacacaaaagaagatattttgaagaatgtcggtaactaaacagttgatggaccccattgacttccataaaaaaatactatgaaagtcaaAGGGGCCCATtgcaacattcttcaaaatatcttaatttgtgcacAAATTTCAGcacaagaaagaaattcatacaggtttggaacaacttgaggatgagtaaatgatgacagatttttcattttttgggtgaactatccttttaaaagGTTTGTGCAGTAATAACATCATTTTCCACAAAGTGCTGGACTCCTAAATGAAATGCTTCAGTAAATTACTGCAGCTTCCTATGCTTAGTTTCACCTCCAATCCGACACAGGCAATTATTCAAAGAAATAAAGACAGGCCATAAATTAGACTGgtaattttattcttttttaataGGACACTAAACATGTGCATGACCCGTGTGTCACAAATACAAAGGACACAAGATTTGTTGTAAATATTAACAGGAACAAGGTCTTAGTTGAATACGGCAATGATTGAgccatataaaataatttgttctGACGGATGCAAGCTTCTTTGGTCATATAAACCAATACTAAAGTCCATGTTCTCCATTCATCTGTTTGCTTCGAATACAACACTGAATCAGGCTGCATTTCCAATACAGATAAAAAATTCAGGCTCATTCAAGAAGAAACATTAACAGCACTGTTGATCTAAATCAAGAGCAGCAAATCTGACACCTTACATGAGGTCAGAATGAGTTACTATGACCCTGGTGGCTTTTAAACACCACTGATGTCCAGAAAAaatggggtccaaaagtctgagaacACACTGAAAATCTGGAAATAAATAGTTTAAgcatttcaataataataataataagttgtGCTGTAAAATGTATATACCATTTTCAAAATCCAAACGTTATGTCTAGCTTACGGaaatagttttaatattttaaaatagttttaatatttCCAGAATTCATAACTACAGCTCTGCtagtggtctcagacttttgggTACACTGTATATATAGAAATATGGTACTATAAAGCAGATTACGGCttccaataataataatctggtTCATATTATATCTTCCGCATGGGAATATTAgactattttaattttatagtaGCACCAAACTGCAATGTTAAAGGCTTTCGTCACAGCCAGGCTGCATTCATTAATACAACATATACAATAATGGCATTCATTGGTATAGTATTATATTAAAGGGAAATTTCTATCGCGCAAATAAATATTTAGCCAGCatgttaaaacatttacatttgttcattttaatgttCTACAGCAAACCTCAATGGATTAAATGTTAAGCACCTCAGACTGTTAAATATCTGTTAATTCCTAACAGTGAgcttattttatgatttaaatcTCCAAGGCAAATTGCATTTACTGTCATAAACACTTAAATTAACAAGTAAAATGGTAAAATGTACACATAAACTCAATTATGACAAATATTACACCATGCccaaattaattaatcaattaaagTAAGGaattttgtatgtgtgtgtaaattaTCTATATGCATTTACTGCAGAATAAACATCTGGATATTCTATCTATTGGTTCAGTAAGATACTAATCGCCTACAATACTGTTTTACTCGATTAGAGCTCGCAATTCCTGGAGGATTTCATTGCCACTAGTCCAGGGTATGATTTTCGCTCTGAATGCTTCTGGACCCTCTGAAATGGCTTTGCACAACAGTTTCTCTAGTGTGAATCCTTTCCTAGGCATTGCAATATCCCCTTCTCTCAATTCTTTAATGGGGCAAAAGTCATTTCCTCCATCTCCTATATAGCAAATCCTCTCATAATGCACATCAGCTTTAGCTTGATTCTCTCTGAAATCATGCAGCACCCTCCTCTTGCACAGGTTTATAGGACACTGCGTACAGTCGTGCGCGTGAAAGCAGCGCACACTCATATAGCCGCGTGCATCTATGTTTGCAGGGTTAGTAAAAACGTCATCTATAGCGGACTTCAACCCCGATGCATGCAAAACCCAGTCTATGAAGACAGTATTAGAATCGGAGATTATAATACAGTCAATGTCGTTCTTATTCTCAGATATGAAGGTCAGGAGCTCGATCATGCCTTCGGTGAACGGGATGCTCTCCATGACCGCGCGCATGTGGTCCGGGCTGACGGACTGGTCTCCGATGTAGGTCAAGACTCGACCCATATACTCGGTCCAGCGGCCTCTTTCGTAGGACTTCTCCAGCCAGGCCGGTAACGTCTGGTCGGGAGTGGAGCGGATCACCCATGTGTCGCTGTTGTCATCCACTATAGTGTGGTCAAAGTCGAACACTACTAATGTCTTCATTCTGCGCTAGGGaataacacaaaacaaaatattgacaTGATGAAAGACAAACAAATGTTCAACATTCCTTTCTCGTCAAGTCAAGTAACGAAATGTAGGTGAGGAAGTCAAATATGTACTAACCTGAAGCGGCAGCCTGAGTGAATTATTCAATTTCGTTAGCGATTCTGAGATAGACACTTGCTTACAACACAAAGCATGATTAGTCACTGCCCGTCTCTGATAGGCTGCGGCTCACGTCACTCAAACGTCTTGcgacgctctgattggtcactCAAACCGTAAGAACAAGTCGTTCTTGCTTTCTGTTTCCAGTCATTCAGTAAACCGAACCAGTCTATTCGAGATGTTATATAGACACTGGTAGTAAATCATTTTAGATTAATACAGTCATAAAACTGTGAAAGTGTCTGCAACACTAATTTCAAGCATGAAAATTATTACCAGTGTTGTGCAAAGTAATCTAATTACTGTAAATTCATTACCTTTCCCTTAAAAAACTAAATGGGATTACTCTTAATGTTTCTGTAATTGAATTAGATGTAACTGCATGGAATACTGTACAGactatatatataacagttctatataaaacaatagtggatttaacatcaaattTAACGTCTATATAAAAGGTATGTTAATGTAACCCTCTGCCTTTAAATACTTTGGTCACTTCAagaataatttttataattttatatttctttgAAAGAATCAAAAGTGCATTTTCGTGTTTATCCTGGTATTGTTCAACTGGAGGAGGttgatatgggatttagaaagtaattagtaacaagcagggacgtgcacagacattttggggggcaggggctcaagtggaaaaaagggcacttctcataattatttatttaaaaaataacgaacccttaaatatattaagacaactttgaCTTCACTTACACTCATccaattgttttatactccacagatttctacaaaataatcagttcacacagagaccatggtcttctttagtattcacttggtttatcacaagagaaatcaacaactattttcaagtagctatatatatttagaataaatgactgcaccaaggagagggacatagtttcactaataatttattttgcacaaatcaataaatcgttttaattttttggtgttattggaatacttctttcatgaagtggacaattttaagattttacaattttaaggtccatttttgctgccatgtctttcactctaatggaaagaaaacttaaccctaaccctacacatttagatggagtttgttttaagcctactaccctccgtctgtttgcatctgtagatttcttctaaattaaccaaaataagctaatctgcatatttaaacacatcaaaaaaaaaaaaattcctgaactgttaatacattatatgttataacaaatgcctgcagagggcgccaaaagcctgctgatttttgttgttagacaGCACAGCACGATTAAATCCACGATCAAAGCCaaccatgattaaaaaaaaatatatttttagttaaataataatattcgcccacttctttgtgatagaaatgctacagccactgtaatttcttcaacaagaatatgtggacatcaaacatgcaaagacagagcgagagttttttttttttattgatgtattatcctgtgtaagcttagatttaagaatagcattatgtagctgatgctgtattatgatttttaaatagttttaatacaCCATGCATCCTTAcaaaactgtctaataatgtgGTTCATGGATGTGCGTCCATGGAGTGCTCCTCTTTTTAGTATTGACAGCCCAACCTATCGGTCAAGTGtttaccatggttcaaaacgcaatgcatagcacaatacaataatttaaattataatatgacatatatttcattagtatcaaatcaggcagatgtgttGATTGTGGTCAATCTATTAATGCAGCGTTAAATGTATAAACAGCCCTTAAATAGACAAAActttcaggtttgtgaacataggctagcctacctgaaagaaatgcacgggatgaatccatctagggcttttttctttttcgcttcttATCGCCAGACAGCAGTTGGATTTTCGCGGAAATAGTttgtcacaagttttcagccagcagcaaactcgaggtggggtggggtggggtgtGGCGCGCGTGAGTGCGTGCGGGGAATGGCGTGTCGCGGAGTGAGGGCATCTGAACTCgacaaagccgacctgatatagtatttttttatttgttttatacagtaaatatatttgtttgacaggggaagctgtgcgcaaacaggaatatatattcatttatttaaaaaaaaaaaaaaaacaccccagaaaaaagggcactttctccccaggaagaaaaagggcaggtgctcaagccccttttttgtctatgtgtgcacgtgcctggtAACAAGTAATGCAATACTTCTTACAGAGAATAATTAgtacagtaatctaattacactgttgaagatgtaattagtagctagaaattaattagttttttagagtaacttacCAACACTGGATATCACCTTACTTCCTCAGTTGATTAATCACAGTACATTAAGACAATTGTTTTGTATTccaagttttctgaaatgttgtttatatatgGAAATGAGGCACAACACATATATATCATACAACAGATACATGAACACATGATAAAAGACAGGTTCAAAAttcttgtttcattttgttgacaaattaaatattaaaggtgccatagaacgttttttacaagatgttatataagtctaaggtgtcccctgaatgtgtatgtgaagcttcagctcaaaataccctatagatttttttattattaatttttttaactgcctattttggggcataattaaatatgagacgatttaggctgcggcccctttaaatgctcacgctctccgcccacgaagctcgcacttgcctttaacagcattaacaaagttcacacagctaatataaccctcaaaattgttctttacaaagtgttcgtcatgcagtatgtctaatcgcgtaagtatggtatttatttgcatgtttacatttgattctgaatgagtttgatagtgctctgtggctaacgctaacattacacactgttggagagatttataaagaattaagttgtgtttgtgcattatatagactgcaagtgtttaaaaaatgaaaataacgacagtcttgtctccgtgaatacagtaataaacgatggtaactttaaccacatttaacagtacattagcaacatgctaatgaaacatttagaaagacaattcacaaatatcactaaaaatgttatcatggatcatgtcagttattatcactccatctgccaatTTTCCGCTGTTGTCCAtgcttgcttatctagtctgatgattcagctgtgcacatccagacgtcctgcttgaacatgagctggtatatgctaacattgggggcgtacatattaatgatcccaactgttacgtaacagtcggtgttatgttaagattcgcctgttcttcggaggtcttttaaacaaatgagatttatataaggaggaggaaaaaatggagtttgagattcactgtatgtcatttccatgtacagaacttttgttatttaactatgccaagatatataaaattaattctagggcacctttaatacattaAGCTTACTGTACTTGGTTAATTTTAGGAAGAGATTTCAATCAACAAGATCACTGAAAGAGGTTCACAGGTTCAGTATCAatttttatttgtcaaattcaGCAGAACCTAACATCTCTTTATAAACATAAAGCCCTTACAAAACTCCAAGGTACGCAAACATGTCCCCAACAAAcccctaaaaaaaacaaaacaaaaaaaaaacaaacaaaaaaaaaaaaacagctcagATCAGACAGAAAATAAAAGATTTAAGCAACCATTTTCACTAAGGAACTCACTAAACGTTTACGCCGAGATATGggcaagaaaaaaaacaaacgtcAGATAAAAGCGGGACAAATAACTGATTCATTTGAAACAAATTAGGATTTTACGGTCTGTATTAGTCATTAAAAATATTCCAGGCATTGAGTACCAGGATATGTCCACGATGTTTACATGATGACTAAAATGTCAGTCTCTTTGTATTGTTTGTTGAACAGCAGACCATTGATGCTTGTGTggggaaaagaaaacaaaaaaactggatTGGTACATGCAGAGTCTCAATCACTGTCACTGGAAGAGGCGTCCTTTTTCTTTGCATCTTTTCTTGGACTTTTAGATTTGTCCTTTGCCCTCTCTTTTGATTTTGGGCTCTCgctcctttttcttttcttccgtTTATCGCCATCACTCTCAGAATCGCTGCTTCCACTGTCGCTCTTTTCTTTCCTCTTCCTACCGCTCTGTCGATCATCTCGCTCTCGGCTTCGCTCTTTCTGGGAAGAGCGTTCTTTGGAGCTCCTGTCTCGTCCTCTGGTTTCTGTGCTCTTCCTCTTGTTTCTGTCTTCTGCATCTCTCCCCCGATCCCGACCTCTGTCTCGTTCTCTGCTCCTCGACCGGCGAGATGATCTTCTGTCCCGGCTGCTGCTGTGACGCCTGTCACGGCCTCTGTCACGCGATTGGCCACGCTGGCCGCGGCCCCTCGACCGGGACCTCCGCGATGCATCACGACCCTTTTCTCTGCTTCTTGATCGGTCACGTCGCTGCTCTCcgtttttcttcttttccaCCTCCTTCGATTTCTCCTTTTCATTTCCATCCAGATGTTGTTTGGTCCTTTCTTTGCTTCTGTCTTTTTGTTCGCCTTCCTTCTCTCGCTCTTTGGCAtctttgtctttctctttcCTGTCCTTGCTGCTTGAGCGTCCCCGTTTGTCGTCTGCTTTATCACGCTTTTCCTTCTCTCTCTTCTTTTCTTTGCTCTTGCTCCGGCTACGTGCTTTCTTCTTTTCAGCATCAGCATCTGTCTTTTTACGAGTGTCCCGATCTCTGCTTTTGGAGCGATGTTTGTCCCTCTTCCTATCCCTTCCTTTGGATGGACTGCGTGATTTGTCCCGCTTTATATCTTTCTTTTCTCGTTCAGAGTTCTTTTTTGCTTCTTCTTGTCCTGTAGCTTTGTTTTCACTGGCTGTCTCAGTGGCTTCTGCCTTTTCCTCTGACATATCTCCTCTAAAATTAAATACACAAACAATTTCAAGCAAGACTAATAAAttattacaacaacaacaacttctgATTAAATAAGTTTAAAATTCCTCATTACATGAATCCTGACCACAATATTTGCATGTACTGTAAAATTGGGCATACTTGTCCCCTTTGATCCATCGGTCCTGGGTGGCAGCTGTGTTGGTTTTAGCTTTCTGTGTTCTTTGCATTTCCTGCCTCCAGTGTGGAGGAGTCTCACTGCGCCGAAACCGATCCCATGATCGTGAGCGAGATCGAGATGGTGTCCGATAGCGCTAAAAATGGACAGAAGAGATAgtcaaaactaaaataaaattaagtttaGTTTTTCTTTCCTCACTACAaccaaaaagaaaacatttaacagggtttatgcaggtttcagtaagtcaaatttaagacctttttaagacattttaagaccataaagactgaaatttaagacctacacgacgcattaccaaaaaatattaaaatcaaagaaattctgaaaaaatcattttatttcaatgaattcagtcattgaaaaagcatttatttaatttacagataaaGCAATCACATTCGTAACCTTCCGCACACATCAATGTGCCAAATGCCTTAAAAACCTTaggcccaaaatgaaaataggctaaaacaaacttgccctcaaatagaatagatttcatctcattatttatttacattacaaaacagcatattaatagcctaataaagATTGAACAGGCTACTCCAACCCATGTAACAACCAatgtagcacacacacacacacacacacacacaccagataatccattttagatagatagatacttaccTCGGGATAATTAGAGTATCTATCTAACATGGATTATctgatatatgtatgtatgtgtatgtgtgtgtgtgtgtgtgtgtgtgtgtgtgtgtgtgtgtcccgcaCTCTCACATGAACTGTGAGCCCAGGTACCTCGACTAAACTATTTCATTGTTCCAGAACAATGGTCCTGTTGGTCTGATTTTGGCTTTCACTGAACGTTACGACATACGGCCCGGTAAGAGTACGAATCAATTCCCTCTTTATAAACTCCCCCAATCCAAATCTCGCCGTAAGCGATCTTGTTGGGCCCGCAAGAGAACGACTTCGCGATTACTGAATCAGGGAACATCACTTGGAAGAGATCGCTAATCTCACTGTTGCTATTAAATGAGTGGTGTTTGTTTAGTCACCATGTGTAGTATACAAATCACCTCGGCTTTCGATGTGTCAGTCGCTCCAAAAGTACCCCAATGGTTGTTCGACGGAGCTGTGATGCTATTGCGCTAGAGACCGGAGGGACCAGGCATTGAGGACGACGACGGCAGTGGTGAGGCTAATTGGCCGAGTCCGCTGAAGGGATTTTGCGGCTAGCTTGTGTTTCTCCGCTCTGGCGTGTGACTCCAGCGCCTTTACACCGCTTCACACCCAGACTCTctaactgacttttttttttttgcaaagtttGCAGTGAGCCTCGTACCTGGAGCTGGGTACCACTTGTAACCAACAGCAGAAATCGCTGTGATCTAGCCATGTCTCGTTGAAAGTACACTTTCCCATTTCACCATCCACACGTAGCCGAACTTTAACAAACTCTGAGGAGACGCAGACGTATTTCGCgggcaggtattgcatttatCACGGGATTTGTAGTTTTATCACCGCGTATACAAACACCAATATACCTCAGAAAGAACTACGACTCGCTACTTTTTTGCTACTTTGTAATAACTTTCAGCAGGTAGCGTTTCTGGAAATGGGTAAAAAAATGTAAGACCTGACtaaatgaaatttaagacctctGATGAAAATCTGgccgtttttaagactttttaaggccttaaattcaaagttcagaattttagactttttaagactttttaagaccccGCGGAAACCCTGATTTAAATGTAAGACAACACAAACTACTttgaaagtttggggtcagttaagatttttccttttataaaagaaattaatacgtttattcagcaaggacatattaaattaatcaaaagtgactgtaaagacatttataatgttgcaaaaaatttcgattttaaataattgttcttttgaactttctattcatcagagaatactgaaaacatttttttaccaaagtttcctcaaaaatattgagcagcacacaactgttttcaacattgataaatgtTTCTCGAgtaacaaatcagcatattagaatgatttctgaaggatcatgtgacaatgaagactggagtaatgatgctgaaaattcagctttgatcacaggaataaattacattttaagatata
Above is a genomic segment from Chanodichthys erythropterus isolate Z2021 chromosome 21, ASM2448905v1, whole genome shotgun sequence containing:
- the phospho2 gene encoding pyridoxal phosphate phosphatase PHOSPHO2, translating into MKTLVVFDFDHTIVDDNSDTWVIRSTPDQTLPAWLEKSYERGRWTEYMGRVLTYIGDQSVSPDHMRAVMESIPFTEGMIELLTFISENKNDIDCIIISDSNTVFIDWVLHASGLKSAIDDVFTNPANIDARGYMSVRCFHAHDCTQCPINLCKRRVLHDFRENQAKADVHYERICYIGDGGNDFCPIKELREGDIAMPRKGFTLEKLLCKAISEGPEAFRAKIIPWTSGNEILQELRALIE
- the ppig gene encoding peptidyl-prolyl cis-trans isomerase G isoform X2; the encoded protein is MGVKAQRPRCFFDIGISNVPAGRVVIELFSEACPKTCENFRCLCTGEKGIGKTTQKPLHYKGSLFHRIVKDFMIQGGDFSEGNGRGGESIYGGFFEDESFSMKHTKEFLLSMANRGKDTNGSQFFITTKPTPHLDGIHVVFGQVISGQEVIRMIESQKTDTNSRPYAEVKVLNCGELVPKSKAKKEKKKHQSSSESDDDSSSGSSTGSEESEKDKKRRKKHKKEHKKKKEQKHKKKEKKGSDEEEADPQPLSTIRPEEVPPIPENRFLMRRSPQKSKEEEQGKEQQKEDSARERQRERDRDRERERERDRPMANSRPNRTRLVMTRSGRRIKGRGPRRYRTPSRSRSRSWDRFRRSETPPHWRQEMQRTQKAKTNTAATQDRWIKGDKGDMSEEKAEATETASENKATGQEEAKKNSEREKKDIKRDKSRSPSKGRDRKRDKHRSKSRDRDTRKKTDADAEKKKARSRSKSKEKKREKEKRDKADDKRGRSSSKDRKEKDKDAKEREKEGEQKDRSKERTKQHLDGNEKEKSKEVEKKKNGEQRRDRSRSREKGRDASRRSRSRGRGQRGQSRDRGRDRRHSSSRDRRSSRRSRSRERDRGRDRGRDAEDRNKRKSTETRGRDRSSKERSSQKERSRERDDRQSGRKRKEKSDSGSSDSESDGDKRKKRKRSESPKSKERAKDKSKSPRKDAKKKDASSSDSD
- the ppig gene encoding peptidyl-prolyl cis-trans isomerase G isoform X1, with protein sequence MSAPVLTLKISVMGVKAQRPRCFFDIGISNVPAGRVVIELFSEACPKTCENFRCLCTGEKGIGKTTQKPLHYKGSLFHRIVKDFMIQGGDFSEGNGRGGESIYGGFFEDESFSMKHTKEFLLSMANRGKDTNGSQFFITTKPTPHLDGIHVVFGQVISGQEVIRMIESQKTDTNSRPYAEVKVLNCGELVPKSKAKKEKKKHQSSSESDDDSSSGSSTGSEESEKDKKRRKKHKKEHKKKKEQKHKKKEKKGSDEEEADPQPLSTIRPEEVPPIPENRFLMRRSPQKSKEEEQGKEQQKEDSARERQRERDRDRERERERDRPMANSRPNRTRLVMTRSGRRIKGRGPRRYRTPSRSRSRSWDRFRRSETPPHWRQEMQRTQKAKTNTAATQDRWIKGDKGDMSEEKAEATETASENKATGQEEAKKNSEREKKDIKRDKSRSPSKGRDRKRDKHRSKSRDRDTRKKTDADAEKKKARSRSKSKEKKREKEKRDKADDKRGRSSSKDRKEKDKDAKEREKEGEQKDRSKERTKQHLDGNEKEKSKEVEKKKNGEQRRDRSRSREKGRDASRRSRSRGRGQRGQSRDRGRDRRHSSSRDRRSSRRSRSRERDRGRDRGRDAEDRNKRKSTETRGRDRSSKERSSQKERSRERDDRQSGRKRKEKSDSGSSDSESDGDKRKKRKRSESPKSKERAKDKSKSPRKDAKKKDASSSDSD
- the ppig gene encoding peptidyl-prolyl cis-trans isomerase G isoform X3, whose amino-acid sequence is MAHSSLYLYLHSASLFCVPDHRTTKPTPHLDGIHVVFGQVISGQEVIRMIESQKTDTNSRPYAEVKVLNCGELVPKSKAKKEKKKHQSSSESDDDSSSGSSTGSEESEKDKKRRKKHKKEHKKKKEQKHKKKEKKGSDEEEADPQPLSTIRPEEVPPIPENRFLMRRSPQKSKEEEQGKEQQKEDSARERQRERDRDRERERERDRPMANSRPNRTRLVMTRSGRRIKGRGPRRYRTPSRSRSRSWDRFRRSETPPHWRQEMQRTQKAKTNTAATQDRWIKGDKGDMSEEKAEATETASENKATGQEEAKKNSEREKKDIKRDKSRSPSKGRDRKRDKHRSKSRDRDTRKKTDADAEKKKARSRSKSKEKKREKEKRDKADDKRGRSSSKDRKEKDKDAKEREKEGEQKDRSKERTKQHLDGNEKEKSKEVEKKKNGEQRRDRSRSREKGRDASRRSRSRGRGQRGQSRDRGRDRRHSSSRDRRSSRRSRSRERDRGRDRGRDAEDRNKRKSTETRGRDRSSKERSSQKERSRERDDRQSGRKRKEKSDSGSSDSESDGDKRKKRKRSESPKSKERAKDKSKSPRKDAKKKDASSSDSD